Proteins encoded together in one Lathyrus oleraceus cultivar Zhongwan6 chromosome 5, CAAS_Psat_ZW6_1.0, whole genome shotgun sequence window:
- the LOC127083761 gene encoding uncharacterized oxidoreductase At4g09670, whose product MANTDTVRFGILGCANIARKLARAITLAPNGTICAIASRSLEKAEKFAAENNLPASVRIYGNYDEIMEDSVVDAVYIPLPTSLHVQWAVTAANKKKHVIVEKPAALDVAELDRILEACESNGVQFMDGSMWLHHPRTAHMEQLLSLSSSTSIGPVHFIHSTSTMPTTQEFLENNIRVKPELDALGALGDLAWYCINASLWAKGYKLPTTVTALPDVTRNSAGVILSITTSLQWDKPNQTVANIHCSFLSHTSMDLAVCGSNGSMHVKDFIIPYKETSAKFDFTFGAKFVDLHIGWNVKPEEVHVANKLPQEALMVQEFARLVASVRDCGSYPSTKWPEISRKTQLVVDAVKKSLELGCKPVAL is encoded by the exons ATGGCCAACACCGATACCGTTCGTTTTGGGATCTTAGGCTGCGCCAACATCGCTAGAAAACTAGCCAGAGCCATCACACTTGCTCCCAACGGAACCATCTGCGCCATCGCAAGCCGCTCCCTAGAAAAGGCAGAGAAATTCGCTGCAGAAAACAATTTACCAGCAAGCGTGAGAATCTACGGTAACTACGATGAGATCATGGAGGATTCAGTTGTGGACGCGGTGTACATTCCTCTCCCGACGAGTCTACACGTGCAATGGGCGGTTACAGCCGCGAATAAGAAGAAGCATGTGATCGTCGAGAAGCCTGCGGCTCTCGACGTGGCAGAGCTTGATCGAATCTTAGAAGCTTGTGAATCAAACGGTGTGCAGTTTATGGATGGTTCTATGTGGTTGCATCATCCCAGGACAGCTCACATGGAACAATTACTCTCTCTTTCTAGTTCCACTAGTATCGGACCAGTTCATTTT ATCCATAGCACATCAACAATGCCAACAACACAAGAGTTTTTGGAGAATAACATAAGAGTAAAGCCAGAGTTAGATGCTCTTGGTGCTCTTGGTGACTTAGCATGGTACTGCATTAATGCATCCTTATGGGCAAAGGGCTACAAACTGCCAACAACCGTTACGGCGCTCCCCGACGTTACCAGAAACTCGGCCGGAGTCATATTGTCAATCACAACTTCTTTGCAATGGGACAAACCTAATCAGACAGTTGCAAATATCCACTGCTCGTTTCTTTCTCACACGTCCATGGATTTAGCGGTTTGTGGTTCCAATGGGTCTATGCATGTTAAGGACTTCATAATCCCTTATAAGGAGACTAGTGCAAAATTTGATTTTACATTTGGTGCAAAATTTGTTGATCTTCACATTGGGTGGAATGTGAAACCAGAGGAAGTTCATGTGGCCAACAAGCTCCCACAGGAAGCTTTGATGGTGCAAGAATTTGCTAGGCTTGTTGCAAGTGTTAGAGATTGTGGGTCTTATCCATCTACCAAATGGCCTGAAATTAGTAGAAAAACTCAATTGGTGGTTGATGCTGTGAAGAAGTCCCTAGAGCTTGGCTGCAAACCTGTTGCATTATAG